A part of Corynebacterium mustelae genomic DNA contains:
- a CDS encoding ATP-binding cassette domain-containing protein — protein sequence MLKDFTVITGTAGRRYRMLFIGLTLLSAALQAAAVMMLVPVLSALFSSNPASAWPWLSVQVVAVAAVWVIDSLAMRAGLRLGLMIMQEIEDSGVDAIRHLDPSDLHGTRASKIRDLVSTAGSESVSAVVLLIAPIVHSLVFVPLLSLMLLVIAWQLAAVAVLGGLLLATAFILGRRAIDRADRAYADSSRELDDRALDFAWAQPTLRSTGVAGSALDNVLRASRKRGLQLLVWQIPGDTLFSIALQLILLGFGGVTGWLYLDGALSGAAAAAMVVVLLRVVETVGSLSLLATPMASISRRLDEVRTLVEQRNTRGDSEKPPTTSNDEPPAVGVNGVSFSYPDGTCALDRVDLTVPAGSFTVIVGGSGSGKSTLLDILAGLREPTVGEVRWNNVPTSALLRRAGTSMMFQTTDLRPGTLRDNVMPGSGPDEAPLLASIAKQAQLTEVLAGLPDGWDSRIGEGGGTLSGGERQRVGLARALAKPAGLLLVDEATSALDAITEHSVVDALGELRGKRTIIAVTHRPAMIQLADTVVVLDNATIAEHGSVDDLLARGGMFADLWDRWRAVEKWQVRS from the coding sequence ATGCTTAAAGATTTCACCGTAATCACGGGCACCGCTGGACGCCGCTACCGGATGCTTTTTATCGGTCTGACGCTTCTGTCAGCTGCGCTACAGGCGGCTGCTGTCATGATGCTCGTTCCTGTTCTTTCTGCGTTATTCAGCTCCAATCCGGCGTCCGCTTGGCCGTGGCTTTCCGTGCAGGTGGTTGCCGTCGCTGCCGTGTGGGTCATTGATAGCCTAGCGATGCGGGCGGGTCTGCGGCTGGGATTAATGATCATGCAGGAGATAGAAGACTCAGGCGTAGACGCCATTCGGCATCTCGACCCAAGTGACTTGCATGGCACCCGTGCATCGAAGATACGCGACTTGGTGTCTACTGCTGGCAGCGAGTCCGTTTCCGCAGTGGTGTTGTTGATTGCTCCGATTGTGCATTCGCTTGTGTTTGTTCCGCTACTGAGCCTTATGCTGCTGGTGATCGCTTGGCAGCTGGCGGCAGTCGCCGTGCTCGGTGGCCTATTGCTTGCCACCGCGTTTATTCTCGGCAGACGTGCGATTGACCGGGCAGATCGCGCTTATGCCGATTCTTCCCGGGAGCTTGACGATCGCGCGTTAGACTTTGCCTGGGCTCAGCCGACGCTGCGTTCCACCGGCGTTGCTGGTAGTGCCCTCGATAACGTTCTTCGCGCGTCCCGCAAGCGTGGGCTTCAGCTGCTTGTGTGGCAGATTCCTGGCGATACGCTCTTTAGTATCGCCTTGCAGTTGATCCTCTTGGGATTCGGCGGAGTTACCGGCTGGCTTTATCTCGACGGGGCACTTAGTGGCGCCGCAGCCGCCGCAATGGTTGTTGTTTTGCTTCGGGTCGTCGAAACCGTCGGCTCCTTGTCTTTACTGGCCACGCCTATGGCGTCGATAAGCAGGCGTCTTGACGAAGTACGAACACTGGTGGAGCAACGAAACACGCGTGGCGACTCTGAAAAACCACCGACAACCAGTAATGACGAGCCACCCGCCGTCGGCGTTAACGGGGTAAGTTTTAGCTATCCGGACGGCACTTGCGCCCTTGACAGAGTGGACCTAACAGTGCCCGCTGGCAGCTTCACTGTGATCGTGGGTGGCTCCGGCTCCGGCAAATCCACCCTGCTAGACATCCTCGCCGGCCTGCGTGAACCCACCGTCGGCGAGGTCCGATGGAACAACGTTCCAACCTCGGCGCTACTACGGCGTGCGGGCACTTCCATGATGTTCCAAACCACGGACCTGCGGCCAGGCACACTACGCGACAATGTTATGCCTGGTTCCGGTCCCGATGAGGCACCGCTTCTTGCCAGCATCGCGAAACAAGCACAGCTCACCGAGGTGCTGGCGGGGCTTCCGGATGGTTGGGATTCCCGCATCGGCGAGGGCGGCGGCACCCTATCCGGCGGTGAACGTCAGCGAGTCGGGCTCGCCCGCGCCTTGGCCAAACCCGCCGGGTTATTGCTTGTTGACGAAGCCACCTCGGCGCTTGACGCCATTACCGAGCATTCGGTTGTGGATGCATTAGGGGAACTTCGGGGCAAGCGCACCATCATCGCGGTCACGCATCGCCCCGCAATGATTCAGTTAGCAGATACCGTGGTGGTACTTGATAATGCCACAATCGCTGAGCACGGTTCAGTTGACGACTTACTCGCCCGGGGTGGCATGTTCGCTGATCTGTGGGACAGGTGGCGGGCCGTCGAAAAGTGGCAAGTTCGCTCTTAA
- a CDS encoding DUF2335 domain-containing protein, which yields MFDDNSSNTPDEPKESGDRALTRRSGNSDSPNSRSDGERGEGLAANRKGYSGSNGQLQTDEVIEAELVDQVREQVHQMMSVTRVGPIPNPRELKEYEAIQEGLADRIVRMAENSSEAANYATRSNVEVNNALADSIRTKGHSIARGQWISFAIANASLICAVVVQLFGKTQASYNWMSALMSIFSALSFIGAILIPKLGTDWMPVSNEDAEK from the coding sequence GTGTTTGATGACAATTCCAGTAACACCCCGGACGAACCGAAAGAGTCAGGTGATCGCGCACTCACGCGACGGTCGGGTAATTCGGACAGCCCGAATTCACGATCCGATGGAGAACGTGGAGAAGGGTTGGCAGCGAACCGGAAAGGCTATTCGGGAAGCAATGGACAGTTACAGACTGACGAAGTAATAGAAGCAGAATTAGTCGATCAAGTCCGGGAACAAGTACACCAGATGATGAGTGTAACTCGAGTCGGGCCTATTCCAAATCCCCGCGAGCTTAAAGAATATGAAGCAATTCAAGAAGGACTCGCGGACAGGATTGTACGAATGGCGGAGAATTCGTCGGAAGCTGCCAACTATGCAACGCGTTCAAATGTTGAAGTAAACAACGCTTTGGCAGATTCGATTCGCACCAAAGGGCACTCAATAGCGAGGGGGCAGTGGATCTCGTTCGCAATTGCAAATGCGTCCTTAATTTGCGCTGTTGTTGTCCAGCTTTTTGGAAAAACACAGGCTTCCTACAACTGGATGAGCGCTCTAATGAGTATCTTTAGTGCCTTGAGTTTTATCGGAGCTATTTTAATCCCCAAATTGGGCACAGACTGGATGCCTGTAAGCAATGAAGATGCTGAAAAGTAA
- a CDS encoding DUF1345 domain-containing protein, translated as METIFRNHFWWIKLVIETIIIVSSISYLIVDEFAVLIGWELLAAIYVVLVFVAAWGGIEAPNVAPVDRKRILRMSWWFTQLASLTGINSAVIALIAKQEVHADSSVDAMVAAIGVVLSWMLMQIGFAQIYEMIDASEKRGVFQFPGDGDTRRAELMDYLYFAFTIGSSFATSDPTVVRPSGRRVVLLHSIVAFFYNAIVVAVAIQVLQGLIK; from the coding sequence ATGGAAACAATCTTTCGCAATCATTTTTGGTGGATAAAACTTGTCATTGAGACGATCATTATCGTCTCAAGCATTTCCTACCTGATTGTCGATGAATTTGCTGTTTTGATTGGTTGGGAGCTGCTCGCGGCCATCTACGTGGTTCTGGTATTTGTTGCGGCCTGGGGTGGAATTGAAGCCCCAAATGTGGCTCCGGTGGATCGAAAGCGAATCTTGCGGATGTCCTGGTGGTTTACGCAGCTTGCGAGTCTTACCGGCATTAACTCGGCGGTTATAGCTTTGATTGCAAAGCAAGAGGTTCATGCTGATTCCTCGGTGGATGCAATGGTTGCAGCTATTGGGGTGGTGCTTTCCTGGATGTTGATGCAGATTGGCTTCGCTCAGATTTATGAAATGATTGATGCGTCCGAGAAACGTGGAGTGTTTCAGTTTCCCGGCGATGGCGATACGCGCCGGGCGGAACTAATGGACTATCTGTATTTCGCCTTCACCATTGGTTCGTCTTTTGCCACATCGGATCCGACGGTGGTGCGGCCGTCGGGTAGGCGGGTGGTGTTGCTGCATAGTATTGTGGCGTTTTTCTATAACGCGATTGTTGTGGCGGTGGCGATTCAGGTGTTGCAGGGGCTTATTAAATAA
- a CDS encoding ABC transporter ATP-binding protein/permease, whose translation MSKGIQGAVLRALGAKEHLATVTGSDWITPHVLRVDFHSTHLLDPAGESPSAWVRGWFPDPDGKNTLHQRGYTFLDSDSTTGTFSIAFLVHEPAGPASTWAVNAQPGDEIVFQRYGSEGFNPSDPPPVGYLLLGDAASWPGIQSIVASLPIDVPIKVIMEQHHEADNKLPFPKHPNLSVTWVPTGGDSRTLVNALRGTDYHGWRTWVAAESVATRLVRQALQIDHGQNKGTMHAQAYWVHGKAMGKKVEVETTAEQSTDQVARPASAVDKAESTPSILRPARTALITAGIAQGLLSLLEVAPLILFAELARRLLTGAERDVLVSLGITGTIIMLAGAAGTALMLFLLHLHDARFSAALRKRVLHKLTRMPLGWFRQRRTAEVKKLVQDDINALHYLVTHAVPDLVAAVVTPLTIVLYLFTIDWRLCFVLLVPVVLYVIVMLRMATADKPRMRKMLRYNATLPGDAERFITGQPAARIFGDDATINLPRQLSELRAFLTAWQLETINAKSASIQLNRPLTVMVLLSVAGTVLITTGLMPAAYLLPFLVLGTSFGNRLLSISYAANGLQAGMTAKTALELMLASPELAARSPGATSAPHSTAPADIRLHDVTFGYAPGQPILENVSLALPPGKVTAIVGPSGAGKSTIAALVARFWDPDSGMITLDGTDIKDIPEAQLHSHVATVLQDVQLIRGTIHDNIALGHPDATRAQVVAAATTAFIDQVIQQLPAGYDTVVDRDSLSGGQRQRIAIARALLGNPRAVILDEATAAADPDSEWAIRQGLSQLLKGRTVLIIAHRLHTIADADTIVVLDKGRIVEKGTDSALRKRGGLYATLTDNARKALQ comes from the coding sequence TGACCCAGCGGGTGAATCCCCCAGCGCCTGGGTACGCGGCTGGTTTCCAGATCCTGATGGTAAAAATACTCTCCACCAGCGTGGATACACCTTCCTAGACTCCGATTCAACGACTGGCACTTTTTCCATCGCATTCCTGGTCCACGAACCTGCCGGGCCTGCCTCCACCTGGGCTGTGAACGCCCAGCCAGGAGATGAGATCGTGTTTCAGCGCTATGGCAGCGAGGGTTTTAACCCGTCGGATCCGCCCCCAGTTGGCTATCTGCTGCTTGGTGATGCAGCTTCATGGCCAGGGATACAATCGATCGTCGCATCCCTTCCCATCGATGTGCCAATCAAGGTGATTATGGAGCAGCATCACGAAGCGGATAATAAGCTCCCCTTCCCCAAACACCCGAACCTCTCCGTCACATGGGTACCCACCGGTGGAGATTCCCGCACATTAGTCAATGCGCTCAGGGGCACTGACTACCACGGTTGGCGCACGTGGGTTGCCGCAGAATCGGTAGCCACCCGGTTGGTGCGGCAAGCCCTACAGATCGACCACGGCCAGAACAAGGGAACCATGCATGCCCAAGCCTACTGGGTACACGGCAAAGCAATGGGCAAAAAAGTCGAGGTGGAAACCACCGCAGAACAATCCACAGACCAGGTGGCACGACCTGCATCAGCCGTCGACAAGGCAGAATCTACCCCATCGATACTGCGGCCCGCCCGAACTGCACTGATCACCGCCGGTATCGCGCAGGGATTGTTGTCGTTACTGGAAGTCGCCCCACTGATTCTGTTCGCGGAACTTGCGCGCCGCCTGCTTACTGGGGCCGAGCGCGACGTTTTAGTCTCCCTCGGCATAACGGGAACAATCATTATGCTTGCTGGTGCTGCAGGAACCGCATTAATGCTTTTTCTGCTGCATCTTCACGATGCCCGCTTCAGCGCCGCATTGCGAAAACGCGTGTTGCACAAACTCACGCGAATGCCGCTGGGGTGGTTCCGACAGCGCCGCACCGCTGAGGTGAAAAAACTCGTTCAGGACGATATCAACGCCCTGCACTACCTGGTCACGCACGCTGTACCGGATCTGGTTGCAGCAGTGGTAACCCCGCTAACCATCGTGCTTTACCTGTTCACCATCGATTGGCGGCTGTGTTTCGTGTTGCTAGTACCCGTGGTTCTTTATGTGATCGTAATGCTGCGGATGGCAACCGCCGACAAGCCGCGGATGCGCAAAATGTTGCGATACAACGCTACACTTCCCGGTGACGCTGAACGCTTCATCACTGGTCAACCTGCAGCTCGTATCTTCGGCGACGATGCCACCATCAACCTGCCCCGCCAGCTGTCCGAGCTGCGTGCATTCCTCACCGCGTGGCAATTGGAAACCATCAACGCTAAATCCGCAAGCATACAACTTAATCGCCCACTCACGGTGATGGTGTTGCTCAGTGTTGCCGGCACCGTGTTGATTACCACCGGGCTGATGCCTGCGGCTTACCTGCTACCGTTCCTTGTGCTGGGCACGAGTTTTGGCAATCGTCTCCTTTCAATCTCCTACGCTGCGAACGGATTACAGGCTGGAATGACTGCCAAAACCGCGCTTGAGTTGATGCTCGCTTCCCCGGAACTCGCAGCGCGGTCACCCGGCGCGACTTCGGCTCCCCATAGCACCGCGCCCGCTGACATCCGCCTTCACGATGTCACTTTTGGCTACGCTCCGGGCCAGCCGATCTTAGAGAACGTCAGTCTTGCGTTGCCCCCTGGAAAGGTTACTGCAATTGTAGGCCCATCAGGAGCTGGTAAGTCCACGATCGCGGCATTGGTGGCGAGGTTTTGGGATCCGGATTCCGGCATGATTACCTTGGATGGCACGGATATTAAAGATATCCCGGAGGCACAGTTACACAGCCACGTTGCTACCGTGTTGCAAGATGTTCAACTTATCCGTGGCACCATCCACGACAACATAGCTTTGGGGCACCCTGATGCGACCCGGGCGCAGGTGGTAGCGGCCGCTACGACGGCTTTTATCGACCAGGTTATTCAGCAATTGCCGGCAGGCTACGACACCGTGGTGGATCGGGATAGCCTTTCTGGTGGTCAGCGGCAGCGTATTGCTATCGCCCGGGCGTTATTGGGTAATCCACGTGCGGTGATTTTGGATGAGGCCACCGCAGCGGCCGACCCGGACTCAGAGTGGGCAATCCGACAGGGGCTTAGTCAGCTCCTTAAAGGTCGCACTGTGCTAATCATCGCGCACCGGCTGCATACCATCGCGGACGCGGACACGATTGTTGTGCTGGACAAGGGGCGCATCGTTGAGAAAGGCACCGATAGTGCCCTGCGGAAACGGGGTGGCCTGTACGCTACTTTGACCGATAACGCTCGGAAGGCCCTGCAATAA
- a CDS encoding Swt1 family HEPN domain-containing protein — MAISNRDRVGQALDLLAEGLFDVVDEVMTRVFQSNSWTDKWAEKDALKYGSSKRTISKSDVQVQLRALTEYGREFKEVLSRAQQGFASELRETRNLWAHNEPFSSDDAFRALDTIARLLQAVDSVDSAKDVLKLRDDLQRNVYEDRARHQAKRANVVKLEPGAGLKPWREVIEPHDDVARGEFTASEFAADLHLVHTKQALSPEYGDPVEFFSRTYLTEGLRDLLDRALRRLNGDANASPVVNLQTNFGGGKTHSMLALYHLFSGVSAQNFPQEVQELVHGSGVKGLEKLGVRRAALVGTYLQAGSPSIKEDGTEVRTMWGELAWQLGGRAGYDIVAEADKTGTNPGEALHTLLSTYGPALILVDEWVAYARQLITDKELPAGSFDTQFTFAQSLTEMVSSIPGTMLVVSIPASDGSAQAGTDIEIGGEKGQRALERLQNVIRRVADQWRPSTRDESFEIVRRRLFKTPDAESLAMIAAVSRSFVTMYRENLSAFPRDAVTASNEYETRIRASYPLHPELLDRLYEDWSTLERFQRTRGVLKLVSSIIHELWASNDTSPLILPGNVPLSASSVNTDLTQYLEDAWKPIIDSDIDGPDCTASRIDKEKPALGKRHITQRIARTIFVGAAPRNNTNRKGLDKQYLWLGTAIPGDALGNFSSAIENLSQRSTYFYEEQGHYWFDTQPSVSKTARDHAERLREEPEAVWNEIIRRLQSEDSNRGVFDRVHIAPLNSGEIPDFEETRLVIMHPKFTWGKTTSAGSTTYDWVYSAIENKGGSQRVHRNALIFLSVDDAELSGLEAAARSYLGWKLVHDGAEEFNLTAQQHRQAEDWVKKCDQTVGDRIRSAYTRVLIPEQEDPTQPFDIWCEKISDSGDMPFAVRIGDKLDRSGHIVPELASSVLAATINEKLGNWWSERDHVYVGELWEYFTRFIYLYRLVRRSVLDNAVMQAATSIMVGDERFAIAHSIDEDTGRYRGLIIPPNNEAQLIHVTDSTLIVKWEKAVAQQEEDRIAREKENLLTASLNADVLTGAETDSEKVGVIPPVLGGGEVSIASDSSQVEAVIRDTIVRYFGSVKIDPERYSRDLGQITREIIDRLVGAGAKLTISLDIQAEKPEGFNESEIRTIKENSNALKFENSGFEKG, encoded by the coding sequence GTGGCAATCAGTAACCGGGATCGGGTAGGGCAAGCGCTAGATCTTCTGGCAGAGGGCTTGTTTGATGTCGTCGATGAGGTAATGACGCGGGTATTTCAGTCCAATTCGTGGACTGACAAATGGGCGGAAAAAGATGCTTTAAAATACGGTAGTTCGAAACGGACTATTAGCAAAAGCGATGTTCAAGTACAGCTTCGGGCACTGACTGAATATGGTCGGGAGTTTAAAGAAGTACTGTCACGGGCACAACAAGGTTTCGCCTCTGAATTGCGGGAAACGCGGAACCTATGGGCGCATAACGAGCCCTTTAGCTCAGACGATGCTTTCCGCGCACTCGATACGATTGCAAGATTGCTGCAAGCAGTCGACTCGGTAGATTCGGCGAAAGATGTGTTAAAGCTCCGTGATGATCTTCAGCGCAACGTGTACGAGGATCGCGCTCGGCACCAAGCAAAACGTGCGAACGTCGTAAAGCTAGAACCTGGTGCTGGATTAAAACCTTGGCGGGAAGTCATTGAACCCCATGACGACGTTGCGCGAGGCGAGTTTACCGCTTCCGAGTTCGCAGCCGACTTGCATCTGGTACATACGAAACAGGCACTTAGCCCTGAATATGGTGACCCAGTCGAATTTTTCAGCAGAACGTACTTGACCGAGGGTTTGCGGGATTTGTTAGACCGTGCGCTACGGAGGCTGAACGGTGACGCGAACGCTAGCCCAGTGGTGAACTTGCAAACCAACTTCGGTGGCGGGAAAACCCACTCGATGCTGGCTCTCTATCACTTATTCAGTGGGGTGTCAGCGCAAAATTTTCCGCAAGAAGTCCAAGAGCTGGTCCACGGCAGCGGAGTTAAGGGGTTGGAAAAGCTCGGCGTGCGCCGCGCCGCGCTGGTTGGAACCTACCTTCAGGCCGGTTCGCCCAGCATTAAAGAAGATGGCACGGAAGTACGAACCATGTGGGGTGAATTAGCCTGGCAGCTGGGCGGCCGCGCCGGGTATGACATTGTTGCTGAAGCAGATAAAACGGGCACGAACCCTGGCGAGGCGCTGCACACGCTGCTGAGCACCTATGGGCCAGCCTTAATTCTTGTTGATGAATGGGTCGCTTACGCACGGCAACTTATTACTGATAAGGAGCTACCAGCGGGTTCATTTGATACCCAATTCACGTTCGCACAATCACTAACTGAGATGGTCAGTTCGATTCCGGGCACCATGCTGGTGGTGTCTATCCCCGCATCAGACGGTTCGGCACAAGCAGGAACTGATATTGAAATTGGTGGTGAAAAAGGCCAACGGGCACTGGAACGTTTGCAAAACGTCATTCGACGCGTGGCGGATCAATGGCGCCCTTCAACCCGCGACGAATCCTTTGAAATTGTGCGCCGCAGGCTATTTAAAACGCCCGATGCCGAGAGCTTGGCCATGATCGCTGCAGTCTCACGCAGTTTTGTCACTATGTATCGGGAAAATTTGTCTGCGTTTCCACGTGATGCGGTTACAGCATCGAATGAATATGAAACTCGTATTCGCGCCTCCTACCCGCTTCACCCAGAACTGTTAGATCGGTTGTATGAAGACTGGTCTACTTTAGAGCGCTTCCAACGCACCCGGGGCGTGCTCAAGCTGGTTTCATCCATCATTCACGAATTATGGGCATCAAATGATACATCGCCGCTCATTCTTCCTGGCAACGTACCGTTATCAGCTTCATCCGTAAACACTGACCTTACGCAGTACTTAGAAGATGCCTGGAAGCCAATCATTGACTCTGACATTGACGGTCCCGATTGCACAGCGAGTCGGATTGATAAAGAAAAACCTGCCCTAGGTAAACGCCATATCACACAACGAATAGCGCGCACGATCTTCGTTGGTGCCGCACCACGGAACAATACCAACCGTAAAGGCTTAGATAAGCAGTATCTCTGGTTGGGAACCGCCATTCCTGGTGATGCCTTGGGCAATTTCAGCAGTGCGATCGAAAATCTTTCGCAACGATCCACCTACTTCTATGAGGAACAAGGACATTATTGGTTTGATACTCAACCTTCCGTGTCCAAAACCGCTCGGGATCATGCTGAACGGCTTCGGGAAGAACCTGAGGCCGTGTGGAACGAAATCATTCGGCGACTACAGTCGGAAGATAGTAATCGTGGAGTATTCGATCGCGTCCATATTGCGCCACTTAATAGTGGTGAAATTCCCGACTTTGAGGAAACCCGCCTGGTTATCATGCATCCCAAATTTACCTGGGGCAAAACTACTAGCGCTGGGAGTACTACCTATGATTGGGTATATTCGGCTATCGAAAATAAGGGTGGAAGCCAACGAGTACATCGCAATGCTCTGATTTTTCTATCCGTAGATGACGCTGAACTAAGTGGGTTGGAAGCAGCAGCCCGTAGCTATCTAGGGTGGAAACTTGTACATGATGGTGCTGAAGAGTTCAACCTCACAGCTCAGCAACATCGCCAAGCTGAAGACTGGGTAAAGAAATGTGATCAAACCGTTGGTGACCGCATTCGTAGCGCATACACACGCGTGTTAATTCCAGAACAAGAAGACCCAACACAGCCATTCGACATTTGGTGTGAAAAGATCTCTGATTCAGGAGATATGCCTTTCGCAGTGCGGATTGGTGACAAGCTTGACCGTAGCGGACACATAGTACCTGAATTGGCTTCGAGCGTGCTCGCGGCAACGATTAACGAAAAATTGGGCAATTGGTGGTCGGAACGCGACCACGTCTATGTGGGTGAGCTATGGGAATACTTCACTAGGTTTATTTATTTGTACCGTCTTGTTCGGCGATCTGTCCTTGATAATGCGGTTATGCAAGCGGCAACCAGCATTATGGTAGGCGATGAGCGATTTGCTATCGCCCACAGCATTGACGAAGATACAGGGCGATACCGTGGTCTGATAATCCCCCCAAATAATGAAGCACAATTGATTCACGTCACTGACAGCACCCTCATTGTGAAATGGGAGAAAGCGGTAGCCCAACAAGAGGAAGATCGAATCGCGCGGGAAAAAGAAAATCTGTTAACCGCGAGTCTGAATGCTGATGTATTGACTGGGGCGGAGACCGATAGCGAAAAAGTTGGTGTTATTCCGCCAGTCCTAGGTGGCGGTGAGGTTTCGATAGCGTCCGACAGTTCGCAGGTTGAAGCTGTAATTCGGGACACGATTGTTCGTTACTTTGGATCAGTGAAGATCGATCCAGAACGGTACAGTCGTGACTTGGGCCAAATAACCCGAGAAATAATCGACAGGTTGGTGGGTGCTGGTGCGAAACTCACAATCAGTCTTGACATTCAGGCGGAAAAACCGGAGGGATTCAACGAATCTGAAATACGCACGATCAAGGAAAACTCCAACGCACTCAAGTTTGAAAATTCAGGATTTGAGAAGGGATAA